A stretch of Myxococcus hansupus DNA encodes these proteins:
- a CDS encoding sigma-54-dependent transcriptional regulator, which produces MSTHLLLVDDDRTFASLAASVLRHEGFRVALAHSLHDARGAMSREAPDLVVLDRRLPDGDGIDFLPELRAQLPDTPVLMVTAHGDIASAVEAIQAGARDYLSKPVELDDLVLRARRAAADLQLQERLRQAESELGGRRRLSRPHSPKMLAALQMLERIAKAPRSPVLLLGETGVGKEVIARHLHALQGGQGAFVHINCAALPATMVESELFGHERGAFTDARTARRGLVEVAAGGVLFLDEVGELPLGLQAKLLTFLDKGAFRRLGGTAELSSSARVVTATNRDLTQEVAQGRFREDLYFRLSVFKVDIPPLRERREDVLPLAQSLVAELSAELGRRPVGFSKAAQARLERYPFPGNVRELRNVLERALVLETGPELELSALEPQGGSGPTATDPDAFIVSGSPRSLQDVERLYVRHVLSRLDGRRMEAARVLGLSYPTFLRRLEEE; this is translated from the coding sequence ATGAGCACCCATCTGCTGCTGGTGGACGACGACCGGACCTTCGCGTCGCTGGCGGCCTCCGTGCTGCGCCATGAAGGCTTCCGCGTCGCCCTGGCGCACTCGCTTCATGACGCGCGCGGCGCCATGTCCCGGGAGGCCCCGGACCTGGTGGTGCTGGACCGCCGCCTGCCGGATGGGGATGGCATCGACTTCCTGCCCGAGCTGCGCGCCCAGCTCCCGGACACGCCGGTGTTGATGGTGACGGCGCACGGCGACATCGCCAGCGCGGTGGAGGCCATCCAGGCGGGGGCGCGCGACTACCTGTCCAAGCCCGTGGAGCTGGATGACCTGGTGCTGCGCGCCCGCCGCGCCGCCGCGGACCTTCAGCTCCAGGAGCGCCTGCGTCAGGCGGAGAGCGAGCTGGGCGGCCGGCGTCGCCTGTCGCGGCCCCACTCGCCGAAGATGCTGGCGGCGCTCCAGATGCTGGAGCGCATCGCCAAGGCCCCGCGCAGCCCCGTGCTGCTCTTGGGCGAGACGGGCGTGGGCAAGGAGGTCATCGCGCGCCACCTGCACGCGTTGCAAGGCGGGCAGGGCGCGTTCGTGCACATCAACTGCGCCGCGCTGCCCGCCACCATGGTGGAGAGCGAGCTGTTCGGCCACGAGCGCGGCGCCTTCACCGACGCGCGCACGGCCCGCCGCGGCCTGGTGGAGGTGGCCGCGGGAGGCGTGCTCTTCCTCGACGAGGTGGGCGAGCTGCCGCTGGGCCTTCAAGCCAAGCTGCTCACGTTCCTGGACAAGGGCGCCTTCCGCCGGCTGGGCGGCACCGCCGAGCTGAGCAGCAGCGCGCGCGTGGTGACGGCCACCAACCGCGACCTGACGCAGGAGGTGGCCCAGGGCCGCTTCCGCGAGGACCTCTACTTTCGCCTGAGCGTCTTCAAGGTGGACATTCCTCCGCTGCGGGAGCGCCGCGAGGACGTGTTGCCGCTGGCGCAGTCGCTCGTCGCGGAATTGTCCGCGGAGCTGGGCCGCAGGCCGGTGGGATTCTCCAAGGCGGCCCAGGCACGCCTGGAGCGCTACCCCTTCCCGGGCAACGTGCGCGAGCTGCGCAACGTGCTGGAGCGCGCGCTCGTCCTCGAAACGGGCCCGGAGCTGGAGCTGTCCGCCCTGGAGCCCCAGGGCGGCAGTGGCCCCACCGCGACGGACCCGGATGCCTTCATCGTCTCCGGTTCA